The Bacillus sp. F19 DNA segment ACAGGATCGCCATAATTTCAGATGCAACCGTGATGTCAAAGTGATCTTCGCGCGGTGTTCCGTTTGCAGGTCCTCCAAGTCCGATTACTATATTTCTAAGTGCTCGGTCATTTAAATCCATTACCCTTTTCCAAGTGATTCTTCTCGGGTCGATCCGGCATTCATTGCCTTGATGTATATGATTGTCAATCAGTGCTGCCAATGCATTATTAGCTGTTGTGATTGCGTGAATGTCACCTGTGAAATGCAGGTTGATTTCTTCCATGGGTATGACTTGCGAGTACCCGCCTCCGGCAGCTCCGCCCTTGATGCCCATTGTAGGTCCAAGTGAAGGCTCCCTCATGGCAATGACTGCTTTTTTCTTAAGCTGATTAAGCGCCTGGCCAAGTCCGACAGTTACAGTTGATTTTCCTTCTCCTGCAGGAGTGGGATTAATGGCCGTCACCAGTATCACTTTTCCGTCAGGTTTCATTTTAACCCGATCTAAAAATTCCAAAGATATTTTCGCTTTGAATTTTCCGTAATATTCCATTTCATCTTCTAAAATATCAAGACCGCCAATAATCTCCTGAATCGGCTTAATTGGTGCTTCCTGAGCGATTTCGATGTCTGATTTATGTTTAATTTTTAACACACAGCACCCTACTTTCTGCTTATAAATATAGATTCCACGCACAATTGTAACACAAAAGCAAATTGAATTATTATTCTAAACTTTCTATAATAGAGAAAACTCAGAATGAAAAAGAAAGTTGAGGTTCTTCCATGCCTATTAATATTCCAGCTGACCTTCCCGCCAAAGAAATTCTTGAAAATGAAAACATCTTCATTATGGATGATGCCAGAGCCTATCAGCAGGACATCAGGCCTTTAAATATTGTGATTTTAAATATTATGCCCGAAAAACAAAAAACAGAGGTGCGATTATTGCGCCTTCTCGGAAACTCGCCGCTTCAGCTTAACATTACCTTTTTGCGTCCTGAAACACATGTTTCAAAAACAGAAAAGCAGCAGCATCTTCAGCAGTTTTATACGACGTTTAATAAAATCCGCCATAAAAAATTTGACGGAATGATTATAACAGGGGCTCCGATTGAGCATCTGGAATTTGAAGAGGTGTCCTACTGGGAAGAGCTTAAAGATATTTTTGAATGGACAAACCAGAATGTCACTTCAACTCTGCATATATGCTGGGGTGCACAAGCAGGACTTTACTATCATTACGGCGTAAATAAATATAGTCTGAAGGAAAAATGCTTCGGTGTTTTTAAACATGATATTTGTAATACTTCTGTAAAAATTGTCAGAGGCTTCGATGATCAATACTATGTGCCGCATTCCCGGCATACGGATATAAAGAGACAAGATATTGAGGCGGTTGAAGCACTTGACATTATTAGTGAATCTCCTAAAGCCGGTGTTTGTCTGGTCTCTTCAAGGGATGCAAAGAAAGTATTTCTGACAGGTCATCCAGAATACGATTTGTTTACCCTGAAAGAGGAGTATGAACGAGATCTCGCAAAAGGCATGAACACCGCCATTCCGCTGTCCTATTTTCCGGATAATGATCCGGGTAGAAAGCCGGTACAGAAATGGAAATCCCATGCACATCTTTTATTTGCAAACTGGCTAAATTATTGCGTCTACCAGGAAACACCCTACGAATGGGAATGATTTTGAAATAATGCTTACAATAATTGGATTATTTTGTTAAAATTAAGCAGAATTTAATTTAAATTTTATGTAAACTTTATATTTCTTAAATATTCATATGATACGCTTGTCATAGTTAATCATGTAATCTTTGTTCTTCAGATTAAATTTGAGGTGAATGCATTGTTAAAAAAACCAAAAGTTCTGATCTTAACTGCAAAATACGGGAATGGACACGTTCAAGTCTCAAAAACACTTGTAAAGCAATGCAGGGAACTAGGCATCGAGGAAGTGGTAGTGTCAGATTTATATGCGGAATCGAATCCTGTATTTACAGAGATTACTCAGTACCTCTATTTAAAAAGCTTTACAATCGGAAAGCAATTTTACCGCATGTTTTACTATGGTGTAGATAAAATTTACAACAAGAAGCTGCTTACTCTTTATTTTAAGCTGGGCAACAAAAGACTGCACGAGCTTATTGAAAAAGAGCAGCCTGACATCATTATTAATACGTTTCCGATCATTGTCGTACCTGAATACCGCAGGCGCACGGGAAATATCATCCCGACTTTTAATGTTCTTACAGATTTCTGCCTTCATAAAATATGGGTTCATAAAAACATAGACAAATATTATGTCGCAAGCAAAAGAGTAAAAGAAAAAGTCATGAGTCTTGGAATTCATCCCGCTGCCGTAAAGGTAACAGGCATTCCAATCCGCTCTCAGTTTGAAGAAAATTTAAATGAAGAGGCCATTTATAAAAGATATAACTTAGATCCAGATAAGAAAACGCTGCTCGTCATGGCGGGAGCGCACGGAGTTCTAAAAAATGTTAAAGAGCTGTGCGAATCGTTTTTAGAAGAAAAAAACCTGCAGACTGTTGTTGTCTGCGGTAACAACACTTCATTAAAAGAGAGCCTGGAGAGCATTACCGGAAAGAACAAAGAGAACCTAAAGCTCCTCGGCTATGTTGAGCGTGTTGATGAATTGTTCCGAATCGCTTCCTGCATGGTGACTAAACCAGGCGGCATCACCCTGAGCGAAGCAGCTGCAGTAGGTGTGCCAGTTATTCTTTATAAACCTGTGCCAGGCCAGGAAAAAGAAAATGCTCTCTTCTTCCAGGAAAATGAGGCGGCTCTTGTCGTAAACCGTTCAGAAGAAGTATATGACGCTGTCAGCAGCCTGCTTCAGGATGACAAAAAGCTGAGAAGAATGAAGAGGAATATTAAACGGCTTCATCATCCAAACTCTTCGCTTACGATTATGGAAGATATCGTAAAAGAAGCTGCAATCTTTAAAGAGAAAAAATATATAAAAGCGCAGTGACAATTTGACCGCTTTCAGGATGAAGGGGAATTGAATCCTGGAGGTCACTATATGGATACAAGCACACATATTACGATGGGATTTGGTCTTGCCGGTCTTGCTTTTATTGACCCTGCAGTAGCTTCTGGCACAGAACTGGCATCAGCTGTTCTAATCGGTACTGTACTTGGGTCGAATGCACCTGATTTTGATTACGGAATCAAGATGGTAAAAGGAAATGGAATGTATACAGAGCATCACCGCGGTCTGTCACATTCTATCCCTGCATGGTTTATATGGACTGGTTTGTTAACTTGCATTATCTATCTTTTTCATT contains these protein-coding regions:
- the metA gene encoding homoserine O-succinyltransferase, which codes for MPINIPADLPAKEILENENIFIMDDARAYQQDIRPLNIVILNIMPEKQKTEVRLLRLLGNSPLQLNITFLRPETHVSKTEKQQHLQQFYTTFNKIRHKKFDGMIITGAPIEHLEFEEVSYWEELKDIFEWTNQNVTSTLHICWGAQAGLYYHYGVNKYSLKEKCFGVFKHDICNTSVKIVRGFDDQYYVPHSRHTDIKRQDIEAVEALDIISESPKAGVCLVSSRDAKKVFLTGHPEYDLFTLKEEYERDLAKGMNTAIPLSYFPDNDPGRKPVQKWKSHAHLLFANWLNYCVYQETPYEWE
- a CDS encoding diglucosyl diacylglycerol synthase gives rise to the protein MLKKPKVLILTAKYGNGHVQVSKTLVKQCRELGIEEVVVSDLYAESNPVFTEITQYLYLKSFTIGKQFYRMFYYGVDKIYNKKLLTLYFKLGNKRLHELIEKEQPDIIINTFPIIVVPEYRRRTGNIIPTFNVLTDFCLHKIWVHKNIDKYYVASKRVKEKVMSLGIHPAAVKVTGIPIRSQFEENLNEEAIYKRYNLDPDKKTLLVMAGAHGVLKNVKELCESFLEEKNLQTVVVCGNNTSLKESLESITGKNKENLKLLGYVERVDELFRIASCMVTKPGGITLSEAAAVGVPVILYKPVPGQEKENALFFQENEAALVVNRSEEVYDAVSSLLQDDKKLRRMKRNIKRLHHPNSSLTIMEDIVKEAAIFKEKKYIKAQ